DNA sequence from the Halococcus salsus genome:
GCCGACCTGCTCCCCGACGACGCGCTCTGTGAGTACCACGCGATCGAGCCGAGTGCAGCAACCGAAATTCTCGATTCGCTGCTCGAAGCCACCGGGCGAAACGTCCACCCGACGATCCACCGCACCACCGCCGAGGACTTCGAACCCGAGGGCGAGTACGACCTGATCCTGTTCGCGAACTCCCTCAGCGAACTCGACGATCCAGCGGGAGTCGCTCGGCGGTACTTCGACGCCCTCGCTCCCGCCGGTTCGCTGGTCGGGATCGCTCCCGCCGACCGCGAGACCTCGATCGGGCTTCGACAGGTCGAGCGCACGCTGTGTGATTCGGGCCCCGCGACGTGCTACGGCCCCGCCGTTCGGCTCTGGCCGGGCCACGCGCCCACGGATCGGGGTTGGTCGTTCGACGTGAAACCCGACTTCGCCGTACCCGGATTCCAGCAGCGGCTGGCCGAGGCCGTCGAGGACCCGGACGACGACCCCGAGGCGTTCGTCAACGTCGACGTCCAGTTCTCCCACACGGTCCTCCGACGAGAGGGACCACGAAGGACCGAGTTCACCCCCAATCCCGACAGAACAGCGAAGATGGCCGAGAGCGAGGAGCACGTCTCGAACCGCGTCGACCTCGTGGCGGCGAAACTCAGCCACTCGCTCTCCGAGGGGAACCCGCTGTTCAAAGTCAGCGACGGCAGCGAGTCCGCCGACCACTACGCGGTGGTGACCCGCGAGACCGGGCTGAACCGCGCGCTGACGACGGCCGGCTACGGCGACCTCCTCGCGTTCGAGAACGTCCTCGTGCTCTGGAACGACGACGAGGACGCCTACAACCTCGTGGTCGACGACGAGACCATCGTGGATCGGCTGGCGTGAGGTCTAGGTCTTTCGGCAGCCTCATCCGAGCGTGGCGGCGTTCGCGGGGTGTCAGTGGTGATGCCCGCCGGCGTTACGTTCATCACGTCGGGGGCCGTAGCGTGGACAGACCCGAATGAGGCGCGAGTACTTCGACCTCCACGTCAGCAACACCGATTGGGTGTCGACCGAGGACGAGCCTCGAAAACCCACGATCGTCATCGCGTTCGACGGTCCGCGCGAGGTGCTCGAGACCAGCCTCGCGGGGGCCGACGAGGGCCTCGTCGAGGCGAGCGAGACCGACGTCAACTACCGATTTCACGCCGACGGGCCCGCGGGCGACGGCGTGCTCTCGGTCACCAACCGTATCACGGGCGACTTCGTGCTCGAACTCAACGCGACCGCCGACGGCGTGCTCGAATTCATCCGGGCCGCCCGAGCCTACGGCGAGCGCGCCGCCGACGGCGACGGCCGCTACCGGCTCGTGGTTCGTTTCGAGAACGACGAACTCCTCGCACACGAGAAGTCCACCTTCCTCGTCTACAACCACGAGGGCAACCTCGTTCGCCAGCACAGCCTCATTCCCGGTGGCGTCGAGCTCTGAGTTCGGCCGCTATCCTCCCAGACTAAGTAGCCCCGCGACCCGAGACTGGGTATGACACTCTTCGGTACCGCGGGTATCCGCGGTCCGGCAATATCTCGGGTGACGCCCGAACTCGCGCTCGCGGTCGGCCGGGCGGCGGGGCTCGACGCCCGCGCGACCGACGGCGTGGACCCGACGTTCGTCGTCGCACGTGACGGTCGCGAGACGGGGTCCGGGCTCGCCGCCGCCCTCGAAGCGGGACTCGAAAGCGCCGGTGTGGCCGTGCGCCGTGCAGGCGTGCTTCCGACGCCGGCGCTCGCGTTCGCCTCACGGGGGCGACGCGGCGTGATGGTCACCGCGAGCCACAACCCACCAGCCGACAACGGTCTGAAGTTCTTTCACGACGGTCAGGAGTACGACGACGACGCCGAGGCCCGCATCGAGAGCCGAGTAGAGGAAGACCCCGACCCGGTGGCATGGAACGAGTGGGGAACCGCGGAGCGACTGCACCCGCTCGGGGCGTACCGCGAGGCGGTCACGGACTACGCGGAGGAGTACGGCGCGGCGCTCGACGGCCTCACCGTCGTCGTCGACTGTGGCAACGGAATGGCGGGCCGGGCGACCCCGCAGGTACTCGACGAACTCGGTGCGGACGTCACGGCGCTGAACGCGAACGTCGACGGGTCGTTCCCCGCTCGTGGGTCGAAACCCACACCCGCCACCCTCGGGGACGTTCGGGCGTTCCTCGCGGACGGGGATGCCGACCTCGGGTTCGCCCACGACGGCGACGCCGACCGGATCGTCGTCCTCGATTCGACTGGTGAGATCGTCCACGAGGACACGATCGTCGCTGTGCTCGCCGAACGGTACACCCGTGCGAGCGACGCCGCAGACCCGGTCGTGGTGACGACGCCGAACGCCTCCTCCCGGATCGACGACCGCGTCACCGCGGCGGGTGGGCGGGTCGAACGGGTGCGTCTGGGGGCGCTCCACGAGGGGGTCACGGCGGCATACGCGGCGGGGACGGACGACACGCGCGTGGTGTTCGCGGCCGAGCCCTGGAAACACGTCCACCCCGAACACGGCCCCTGGATAGACGGCGTGGCGAGCGCCGCGGTCCTGGCACGGTTAGTCGCCGAGAGCGGTCTCGATGCGCTTCGTGAACCCGTTCGGGAACTCCCCTACCGAAAGGTGAGTCTCGACTGTCCCGACGACCGGAAGGAACCGGTGATGGAGCAGCTCGCGACGACCCTCTCGGACGAGTTCCCCGACGGCGAAGTCGCGACCGAACACGGGGTCCGCATCGAGCGCGACGACGGCTGGGTACTGGTGCGCCAGAGTGGTACCGAACCGAAGGTCAGGATCTACGCCGAGAGCGAACAGGTAGACGCACTCATCGACCGAACCCGCCGGGTCATCGAGACCGCCGTCGACCGACCGACCTCCTGAACCGACCGATCTCGGGTTCTCTTCGAGTGAACGTATTCGGCGAGACGAGGGCAGATTGTGTATCGCAACATGCAGTTCATACGTCGCAGGCCCGACAGGGATGTAGACGAGAATATATAAAATTAATTACAATTGATCTGCTAATCTGCGGAAAATCGTCTGAGGGGATCGAAAGTGGTTCGGACGGGACAACGAAGCCTCACGGGTTCCGTAGCGAACAACCACCGCGAACGGGTCTAGTTCGTATAGTAGGACCCGATATATTCGGTCGGAGTGGTCGAGGAAGTACCAAGCAGAAGTGGTGTATCGCGCGACCGTACGGTCCCCTCATCCTCGCTTTGGGGTGATTCGACGGTTTCTCGCGGCTTCACGGCGACTGACGACCGCAGCGCTGGTTGAGCGATTTCAGAGCTTGGGTTGTGGACAACCGCCAGGGATGCTGAATGCCCGATATCCCCTCGTTCGGGCCATCACGAGGGACGAGCGGTCTTTCGACCACCGGGGCCAGCATGCCGTGATTCGACATCGACCCGGTTCGGTGGTGCTTCCCCACACCGTTCGCCGACCTCCAGAAGGTGATATTCACCGCGTGCAGGAGGTGTCGGAGTTCGTTCGATCGTTCTGTGTACGTGCGTAGCCATACCACGTCTGATGCCGTGAGATGTGCCCGCAGAGTGCCGATATGGCGCGACTCAGGCGGTTACAAAGGCCACGGTCCGAGCTCACGACGCCGTATTCCTATCCTCGAAACGCTTCGCGTTTTCGGTGTAAGAAAGCACGTCGCGTCTTTCCATGCCCTACAGAACGGGGTTTCATGCCGTTTCTTCCGCTGGGCCACGATCCGGATGTCGCAGAGCAGTTCCCTCCGACTCAATCGCATCGAAATACCCGATGGCCCGCTGTGATGCTCGACCCGTCTCTGCTCCGAAAAGCGCTCTACCTGCCGTATGACGGCTGTTCGAGCGAACGCGTACACATCGTCCTCTAAGGGGGGACCTAGAAGCTAAACCGAGATGAGGGTTCGAGACGTCGAGAGACGACGAGCGGTCACTCGTCCCTCGCCTCCCGCCGGTCCTGCTCGATGAGAGCCTGCTGGACTTGGTGGCGAAGCGGCGCGCCGTCGATATCGTACGGGAACTCCGCGACGGTCTCCTCGACGGCGATGGCGAGACGCATCGCTTCCTTGATCGCCTCCGAGCGCGAGCCAGCGTGGTTGGGCCCGCAGCCGAGCGTCTCGTCGAACTCCCGAAGCACGTCGTCGTCCGCGCCGATCCAGATACCGATCGTAGTGCCGTCCGAAGCCATGTTCCGACCTGGTTCGCGGGGGACTAAACACGCGGGATGTCACCCTCGCGTGGTTCGTAGTGGTCCGCACGCGAGCCCTCGCATGCAGTCGAGTTTCTGGGCCGCTCCGAGGAGCCCACTGGCCACACGCTGGATCGCTCCAGTCGTTCCGAGGGTTTATATCGGTCGAGACTCAGCGGGGAGTGACCACGCTGCCGAAACGAACTCGATTTCCGAGTTCTATCCTGCAAGGCTGCAAGGCTAATCTTGCAGGTCTGGTCGAACTGGCCTGCAAGGGCGCGCGAAAATCGCATGACTTAGAAGGGATAGTCGGAAACGCGCTGTGAAAATAAGAGACCTTATCCTGTGTGAGTGCCGAAGATTGATGCCGATGGCGTACGAGAGATCGATCGATGGCCGACACCGAACGGACGACGGTCAGAACGCAGGTGCCGTCGTATCAGCAAGAGGAGTGGCGGGCGCACGCCGACGACCTGGGGATGAGCCAGAGCGAGTTCGTCAGGTCGATGGTCCAAGCCGGGCGTCACGGGTTCGACCTCGATACCGAATCCGGGGAACCCGGTTCTGACGGTGCGACCCCGGGGGTCGACGACCTCGAAACACGGCTCCTCGATGTTCTGGACGAGGAGCCCCATTCGTGGGAGGAGATCGTCGGCTCGCTCACCGAGGACCTCGAAGACCGGCTCGAAACCGCCCTTCAGCGTCTCCAGCGCGAGGGTCGGATCCAGTACAACGGCCGTCGGGGTGGCTACGCCGTGACCGGGACGGATGTCGACTGAGACGGTCTCGCCGGACGACCCGGTCGCGTACTTCCTCCAGAACCTCGAATACCAGGGTCGGTCCGAACGCACCCGTGCGGCGTACGAACGCGTCCTCCGTCGATTCAAGCGATTTCTCGGCGATTCGGGGAAGGTGCTCGCCGAGGCCGGCGAACACGAGTGTATGGCCTGGGTGCACTCGTTGCGAACGGACCTGGCTCAGAGTACGGTGGCGACCTACGCGACGTATCTCCACCGTTTCTACACCTACATGGCCCGTGTCGGTGCCTTCGAGGCTAACCCGATGGCGCTCGTGGTCGAGGGAATGGACGAGACGATCGACAAGAACCCCCACCGACGGGATATATCGGTATCCGCGATGCGGGCGTTCGTCGCCGATATCCACCATCCACTCGACCGGGCCGTCGTGGTGGCGCTCCTGAAGACTGGAATACGCGTCGGTGAGCTCTGTAACCTCGATCTACGGGATCTCACGGTGGCCGACGACGAACTCGCCGCTCGGTTCCCCCTCGGTGGTGGAGCGCTCCGCGACCGCGAGAACGCGCTCCACGTCAGGAGCGACGTCTCGAAGGGGGCTGTCGTCAACGGCGAGGAACGGAGCGCCTCGAACAAACGAAAGCGGGCGACCGTGGTCCCGGTCGACGAGGAGCTCCGGTCGATCCTCCGGCGCTGGCTCGCCATCCGCCCCGACGCGGTCTCACCCGCCGAACCGCTGTTCCTCAACACCGGCCGCAAGTGGGGTGAACGCCTCACACCTGCGATGGTGGGCCGGATCGTCCGGGATCACGCCCGAGAGAACGGCTGGTACCGAACGGGTGGCGGGGCGAGTGAGAACGTCACGCCCCACTACTTCCGACATTTCTTCACGACACATCTCCGTGACCGCACCGGCGACCGTGGCATCGTGAAGTACCTCCGTGGCGACGTCGCGAGCGACGTCATCGACACCTACACTCACGACTGGGGTGGCCGGGTTCGCGAACGATACATATCGAACATCTATCAATTACTTTGACGAGCTGCGAAGCGAGTCGTGTCTCGTCTCGAACTCGTAAATCACATGCTGTTATACAAATTTGCCACCGGGAAGTACGGAAGCTCGATCGGGCCGATCGCCTCGATATCGAGCGCGTTGTAGGCATTCGTCGGCGATTCGAGGAGCGGCTGCCGAGTTGCGTGGCAGGCTTTCAATCTCGACTCGGTATAGTTGCCCGAACATTAATGAGGAATACTGCCATCGGTCGTGATATGACATCACTTGACGACGTTTTCGTCGCCGATGCGGTGTGTCACGCGTACAACCAGACCGAGGCGAACTATCGGGTGCCCGAATACGCAGCACAGGTCGTACAGATCGGTGTCGGGTTGGAGAACGCGATGCCGGAAGGCTACGCACGTACGGAGGAGACCTTTCTCAGTGACTGGGCCATCGAGAACACCGAAAACGCACTCTTCCGCGAGAGTCAGACGGATTTCAGCGTCATCCACCCACAGTCCATAGCGGCGTTCCACGACGGCCTCACCGCGCTCGACAAAGCGATCGCCTACCAGGAACGCAACCCGCACCGTGGCGCGGCCCTCGCCAGTATCGACGCTGTCGGGACGGACGACCCCGAGGCGGAACTGACGCGCCAGGTCGACGAGTTCGACCCCCACGGCGTGAAGGTGTATCCCTCCTACTGGGAGGAAGACGGGACTCACCACCCGTTCAAGATGGACGACCCCGAGACCGCGTTCCCGCTCTGGGAACGCGCGAGCGACCTCGACCTCGACGTCGTCGCCGTCCACAAGGCCCTCCCGTTCGGCGCTGCCCCGATGGACTCCTACAAGGTCGGCGACGTCGAGGAAGCTGCCAACTGCTTCCCCGAGCTCAACTTCGAGATCGTTCACGGCGGATTGACGTTCGCTCGGGAGACCGGCTGGCAGATCGCCCGCCACCCGAACGTCTACGTCAACCTCGAACTCACCCTCGCGGAGGCCGTGACGACACCGAAAACGTTCACCGAGACGTTTCAGGACCTCCTCTACGCCGGCGGGAAACACGCGGTCGACAAGATCCTCTGGGGAACCGGCGCACCACACTTCCATCCCCAGCTCCTCTTGGAGCGGTTCTGGGCGTTCGACTTCCCCGAGATGGAGAGCTTCTCCGGGAGCTTCACCATAACGGAGGACGACAAACGGAAGATCCTCGGGGAGAACTTCGCGGCGGCACACGACTTCGACCTCGACGAACTGAAAGACCGAGCAGCGCGCGGCGAGTCCAGCACCGGAGGGACGGTGGCCGAGCCGTGGTCGACGACGGACTTCGAGGTGGCATCATGACACCAACGGCGACCGTCCGCGACGCGCTTCGGGGGATCGTGGACCCGTGCAGCGCGGCGACGGGGTCCAACCTCGACATCGTCGAGATGGGTCTCGTCAAATCGATCGAGGTCTCCGACGGGCACGCCCGTATCGGGATGCGACTCACGACGCCTGCGTGTCACATGGGTCCGTACTTCATCAAGGAGACCAGGGAACGCGTTGGCGCGCTTCGCGATGTAGAGTCGGTGTCGCTCGAAACGGACGGTGGCTTCGAGTGGTCCGAGAAGATGATGACCGACGACGCCAAGCAACGCCGTCAGGCGGTCCTCGACGAACAGGAACGACGCTACCGCGAGGAGATCGAGGGCGAGAGTCGTTCGGCTGTCCAGGAGTAGCTACGGGACGACCGCGACCCGTCGCCCTCCCATCGAGCAGCGTCCTGCCGGGTTCCCGACTGTCGCTGAACGAA
Encoded proteins:
- a CDS encoding phosphomannomutase, with the protein product MTLFGTAGIRGPAISRVTPELALAVGRAAGLDARATDGVDPTFVVARDGRETGSGLAAALEAGLESAGVAVRRAGVLPTPALAFASRGRRGVMVTASHNPPADNGLKFFHDGQEYDDDAEARIESRVEEDPDPVAWNEWGTAERLHPLGAYREAVTDYAEEYGAALDGLTVVVDCGNGMAGRATPQVLDELGADVTALNANVDGSFPARGSKPTPATLGDVRAFLADGDADLGFAHDGDADRIVVLDSTGEIVHEDTIVAVLAERYTRASDAADPVVVTTPNASSRIDDRVTAAGGRVERVRLGALHEGVTAAYAAGTDDTRVVFAAEPWKHVHPEHGPWIDGVASAAVLARLVAESGLDALREPVRELPYRKVSLDCPDDRKEPVMEQLATTLSDEFPDGEVATEHGVRIERDDGWVLVRQSGTEPKVRIYAESEQVDALIDRTRRVIETAVDRPTS
- a CDS encoding tyrosine-type recombinase/integrase is translated as MSTETVSPDDPVAYFLQNLEYQGRSERTRAAYERVLRRFKRFLGDSGKVLAEAGEHECMAWVHSLRTDLAQSTVATYATYLHRFYTYMARVGAFEANPMALVVEGMDETIDKNPHRRDISVSAMRAFVADIHHPLDRAVVVALLKTGIRVGELCNLDLRDLTVADDELAARFPLGGGALRDRENALHVRSDVSKGAVVNGEERSASNKRKRATVVPVDEELRSILRRWLAIRPDAVSPAEPLFLNTGRKWGERLTPAMVGRIVRDHARENGWYRTGGGASENVTPHYFRHFFTTHLRDRTGDRGIVKYLRGDVASDVIDTYTHDWGGRVRERYISNIYQLL
- a CDS encoding small ribosomal subunit Rsm22 family protein, which encodes MSADQREQVRANAKYLREVRPIDPEEIFEYVDGRPHPAVVRETLRDEAPDLGLVERADGTFVPVADDPIAVEFDDVSAFPDEHARDLENLLVEAYGPGWPDGESGDGLRDRIRRFKESYFAGQTVEYDRDTALAYAIYHLADYYAVAQYVLADLARDGLLSHHLRVLDVGAGVGGPALGLADLLPDDALCEYHAIEPSAATEILDSLLEATGRNVHPTIHRTTAEDFEPEGEYDLILFANSLSELDDPAGVARRYFDALAPAGSLVGIAPADRETSIGLRQVERTLCDSGPATCYGPAVRLWPGHAPTDRGWSFDVKPDFAVPGFQQRLAEAVEDPDDDPEAFVNVDVQFSHTVLRREGPRRTEFTPNPDRTAKMAESEEHVSNRVDLVAAKLSHSLSEGNPLFKVSDGSESADHYAVVTRETGLNRALTTAGYGDLLAFENVLVLWNDDEDAYNLVVDDETIVDRLA
- a CDS encoding DUF5793 family protein, with amino-acid sequence MRREYFDLHVSNTDWVSTEDEPRKPTIVIAFDGPREVLETSLAGADEGLVEASETDVNYRFHADGPAGDGVLSVTNRITGDFVLELNATADGVLEFIRAARAYGERAADGDGRYRLVVRFENDELLAHEKSTFLVYNHEGNLVRQHSLIPGGVEL
- a CDS encoding DUF5805 domain-containing protein; its protein translation is MADTERTTVRTQVPSYQQEEWRAHADDLGMSQSEFVRSMVQAGRHGFDLDTESGEPGSDGATPGVDDLETRLLDVLDEEPHSWEEIVGSLTEDLEDRLETALQRLQREGRIQYNGRRGGYAVTGTDVD
- a CDS encoding amidohydrolase family protein, whose amino-acid sequence is MTSLDDVFVADAVCHAYNQTEANYRVPEYAAQVVQIGVGLENAMPEGYARTEETFLSDWAIENTENALFRESQTDFSVIHPQSIAAFHDGLTALDKAIAYQERNPHRGAALASIDAVGTDDPEAELTRQVDEFDPHGVKVYPSYWEEDGTHHPFKMDDPETAFPLWERASDLDLDVVAVHKALPFGAAPMDSYKVGDVEEAANCFPELNFEIVHGGLTFARETGWQIARHPNVYVNLELTLAEAVTTPKTFTETFQDLLYAGGKHAVDKILWGTGAPHFHPQLLLERFWAFDFPEMESFSGSFTITEDDKRKILGENFAAAHDFDLDELKDRAARGESSTGGTVAEPWSTTDFEVAS
- a CDS encoding metal-sulfur cluster assembly factor translates to MTPTATVRDALRGIVDPCSAATGSNLDIVEMGLVKSIEVSDGHARIGMRLTTPACHMGPYFIKETRERVGALRDVESVSLETDGGFEWSEKMMTDDAKQRRQAVLDEQERRYREEIEGESRSAVQE